The sequence TATGTTCCACTAATCGCATAGCTCGTTCTAATACAAGCTCTGCCACCTTGACATGGTTTTCCGGTAATTCATCAAATGTCGAACTGACGACATCGGCATTGACCGACCGCTCGATGTCCGTTACCTCTTCAGGTCTTTCGTCAATGAGGAGGACAATCAGTTCCGCTTCTGGATGATTTGTCGTTATGGAGTTGGCAATTTCCTTCAACAGTAATGTTTTCCCTGCTTTTGGAGGCGCCGCAATGAGTCCACGCTGACCAAAACCGACTGGCGAGATGAGATCCATAATCCGTGTCGATAGCTTCATAGGGTCAGCTTCAAGTTTGATATGACGGTCTGGATATAGTGGTGTAAGGGCCGGGAAATGCACTCGCTCACGTGCTACTTCCGGATCTTCACCGTTGACAGCCTCTACTTGTAATAAGCCATAATAGCGTTCCGATTCTTTCGGCGGTCGAACTTTCCCGGACACTTTGTCACCATTTCGCAAATCAAACCGACGAATTTGTGAGGCAGATATATAAATATCTTCGGAGCTCGGAGAATAGTTGATAGGACGAAGGAAGCCATAGCCTTCTGATTGGATGATTTCAAGGACACCTTCCATGAAGAAAAAGCCTTCTTGCTCAGCTCTTGATTTTAATATTGAAAAAATCAATTCTTTTTTTGTTAGTTTTGCATAATAAGCAATTTTATATTGTTTAGCGAGGGCATATAACTCTTTTAGCGTCATATTTTCTAGCGTCGAAATTGTTAATATTGTCATCTTTTGGCACCACTCTTTACGTTAATGGGTATTTTTTTGAGGCAAAGGGAAGATGCCCGGCGCATGGCCGGGCGATGGGGTCTATAATTCATTACACTGATTCACATTAGTCTTGCATAACGAGTAGAGGTTTTTTCTCCATGCTATGACGACCTTCCACAAATCGAATTGTACCCGATTTTGAACGCATGACAAGTGAGTGTGTCTCACTATAGCCACCTTTAAACTGTACGCCGCGAAGAAGCTCTCCGTCTGTCACGCCAGTTGCCGCGAAAATTGCGTCGTCTCCCTTGACGAGGTCATCCATGTACAAAATTTTGCTAACATCGATGCCCATTTTTTCACAACGTTCACGCTGCTCATCATCAGCCGGCATCAGTCTGCCTTGGAGTTCGCCGCCAAGACATTTTAGTCCAGCAGCTGCAATAACACCTTCTGGCGCACCGCCAATGCCGAACATAATGTCCACACCAGTTTCATCAAACGCAGTGTTGATGGCAGCTGCCACATCGCCGTCAGTGATAAGCTTAATACGCGCACCTGCTGCACGAATTTCTTCAATGATGTGAGTATGGCGTTCTCTGTTCAGAACTGTGGCAACAATATCCCCAATGTCCTTGTTTTTTGCTTTCGCAACAGCAAGAAGGTTCTCTGTTATTGTCGAGTCTAAACTGACTTTACCAACCGCTTCTGGACCAACCGCAATTTTATCCATGTACATATCCGGTGCATGAAGCAAGTTGCCTTTATCTGCGATGGCGATGACTGCAAGTGCATTCCAGCCACCAGCTGCAACAATATTGGTCCCTTCAAGCGGGTCGACAGCGACATCCACTTCAGGGCCCTGACCTGTTCCCAACTCTTCACCAATATAAAGCATTGGTGCTTCGTCCATCTCACCTTCACCAATCACAACAATTCCTTGCATCGGAATCGTATCAAACACGTTACGCATCGCTGTAGTTGCAGCATCGTCTGCCTCATTTTTCAAACCGCGTCCCATCCAACGTGACGCTGATACTGCTGCCGCTTCTGTGACACGGACTAATTCCATTGATAAACTGCGTTCCATTGGCTGTATTCCTCCCGTTTTTACGGTTATCCCGTAGGTTTTACGATTCAGAATAAGTATAACATAAATAGTTATAGTGTTACGCTATTCATTCGCTAACGACGACTTCCTCCGGAATTGTTACTTTATGAATTTCTGCACCCAGTCCTCGAAGTTTTTCAATTAGTGAACTATAGCCACGCTCGATATGTTGAATTTCTTGCACTTCTGTTACACCATCTGCAACGAGCCCCGCGATAACAAGTGCGGCGCCAGCACGAAGGTCGGACGCACGAACCGTAGCTGCCTGCAACGGTGTCGGTCCAGCAAGAATTGCTAATCGACCTTCCACACGGCCATCTGCATTCATCCTACGAAGCTCGTCAATATGCTTGAACCTAGCTGAGTATACTGTATCCGTAATCATTGAAGAACCAATTGATTGTGTTAGCAGCACAGAGAACGGCTGTTGCAAGTCTGTTGGAAAACCTGGATAGACAAGTGTTTTCACATCGACTGCTTGCAAATTTCTCGACTTCGGAATATAAATTTGTTCCGCGCCCTCGACAACGTTCACACCCATTTCACGGAGCTTCGCCGTCAATGCTTCGACATGGAATGGAATAACATTGTCGATTGTTATTCCATCCCCTGCCACAGCTGCCATGATCATAAATGTCCCCGCTTCAATTCGGTCTGGGATGATCGTATGCTTTGTCCCGTGAAGCTTGTCCACACCATCAATTCGAATCACATTCGTTCCTGCACCTTTAATTTTCGCACCCATATTAGAGAGTAATGTAGCGACGTCGATAATTTCAGGCTCTTTCGCTGCATTCTCAATGGTTGTACGTCCTTTTGCAAGTACTGCTGCAAGCATGATATTAATGGTCGCTCCGACACTGACAACATCCAAATAGATTTTTGCACCACGAAGTTCCTCGGCACGCAAATAGATAGCACCATGTTCGTTCGTTACTTTTGCACCAAGTGCTTCAAAGCCTTTAATATGCTGATCAATCGGCCTTGGACCTAAATGACAGCCTCCCGGAAGACCAATGACTGCATTTTTAAATCTACCTAGCATGGCACCCATCAAATAATACGATGCCCGAAGCTTTTTCACATTGCCGTTCGGAAGCGGCATAGAAACCATTTCTGTTGGATCTATCGTCATCGTTCCATTAGCAAACTCGACTTTTCCACCAATATCTTCAAGTAGAGCTTGAAGCGTCACAACGTCGGAAATTTCCGGTAGCCCCTCAATGGTTACAAGAGAATCAGCTAAAATGGAAGCCGGTATTAATGCAACCGCACTATTTTTTGCTCCACTGACTTTGATAGTCCCTTGCAATCGTTTGCCACCTGTTATTTTGTAAACGTCCATATTACTCTCCTTCAGTACGTCACTTGTTCTTTCTTGCTTCCCAGTCTGCAAGGAATGCTTCGATTCCTTTATCAGTCAATGGATGATTAAATAATTGTTTTAATACATTAAATGGTGTTGTTGCAATATGTGCACCGCTTAGTGCAGCATCTGTAATATGCTGAGGACCACGAATAGAGGCAGCAATAATTTCAGTTTTTATGTCATGGATTGTGAAGATATCTGCAATTGTAGATACTAATGCCATCCCGTCTTGTCCAATATCATCTAATCTGCCAAGAAACGGAGAAACATACGTAGCACCCGCACGTGCGGCAAGGAGTGCCTGGTTCGCACTGAAGATGAGTGTCACATTCGTTTTAATGCCTTCTTGTGAAAAAACAGAACAAGCCTTCAAGCCTTCTGGCGTCATTGGCAATTTCACTGTAATATTTGGAGAGATTGCTGCAAGTTCCCGTCCCTCTCGGATCATTCCTTCTGCATCGAGTGCTATAACTTCTGCACTAACTGATCCCGGAACAAGCGCACAAATTTCACGTAATCGATCATGGAATGGCACATCCTCTTTTGCAACGAGTGATGGATTTGTTGTCACACCCGATACAATCCCCCAGCTATGCGCTTCCTTAATCTCTTCAAAATTCGCCGTATCAATGAAAAACTTCATACTAAACATCCCCCTTTGTTTTGTCTTGAATAGCTACTTTTTAATGGAAAAGGAGGAGAATGCATCACAAAGAATGCTTCTCCTCTTTACTCTTACTCTATTATTAAGCCTTTTGTGAACTACCAAATTCACGCATTTTACCGATCACCGATTTCTTAATAGCGTCGCGCATTGGTGTAAGGTATTTACGTGGATCATATACTTCAGCATCTGCCGCAAGTGCTTCACGGACAGCTTTTGTACCTTCAATTTGGTTTTCTGTGTTCACGTTGATTTTAGCTGTTCCTAAAGAAATCGAACGTTGGATATCTTTTGTTGGGATACCTGTTCCGCCATGTAGTACAAGTGGTAGATCCGATTGGCCTGAAATTTCTTCCATTTCTTTAAAGCCAAGATTCGGTTCACCTTTATAAGGCCCGTGAACTGATCCAAGTGCAGGTGCTAGGCAATCAATACCTGTTTTTTCAACAAGTTCTTTACATTCTGCTGGGTCTGCATAAATAACACCTTCTGCAATGATATCGTCTTCTTGTCCACCAACGACACCCAGTTCTGCTTCCACAGAAACACCGCGCTCATGTGCGTAGTCAACAACGCTTTTCGTAATTTCAATGTTTTCAGCAAGTGATTTTGATGATGCATCAATCATAACAGATGTGAATCCTGCATCAATTGCTTCTTTACATTTTTCAAAACTTGAACCGTGGTCAAGGTGAATCGCAACTGGGACAGTGATTTTATAATCATGGATAAGACCTTTCGTCATATTAACGACAGTTGTAAAACCACCCATGTAACGTGCTGCGCCTTCGGAAACACCTAAAATAACTGGTGATTGCTCCTCTTGTGCAGCTTGTAAAATTGCTTGTGTGTATTCAAGGTTGTTCAGGTTGAACTGACCGATTGCATACCCTTCTTTTTTCCCTTTAATCATCATATCTTTCATCGATTCCAACGCCATATAAATTCCTCCTCCAAAAAAATCGAACTGAATATTGAATATTAATTTTACCACCATCATCATAACAAAAAAGAACAGTGTTTACCACTGTCCAATTTGTCAATTTTCAAAAAGTGCATTGACGGCGTCTCGAACTTCATAAATATCAAAAGGCTTTGTAAAATATTTTAATGCGCCAATTTCCAGCGCATCGTCCGTCATTTCTATTTCCCCATATGCGGTCATCATAATGACCGGAATTTCCGGCCAACTACTTTTTATTCTTTTCAATACTTCAACACCGTCTATTCCAGGCATTTTCATGTCAAGTAGAATACAGCCTGGCACTTCATCCTTCACAGCCTGAAGCGCTTCCATTCCATTAGCAGCGAGTCGCGTTACAAACCCCTCCCGACGGAACACCTCGTCTAGGAGGAGACGGATACCCGTTTGATCATCTACGATTAACAAACTTTTCAATATCTACCCCTTCTTCCCGTTAAACCCACTTGTGTACTAGTACTTATTTGACAAAATAAAGTTTTTTCCTTCTTTTATTTGAAATCAATTACGTAATGGGGAGATTTTGCTTTCCATGTCATCGCTTCTTATAATGGAATAGAGGTGATCATTATGAAAATATTGACGACACAAATTGGTGGACTTCTTCAGCGGATAGCTACTAATAATGAAGAATCTGTTGAAGAAACAGCCCGACTTCTAGCGCAGGCAACGATTGGCCAAGGCCGGGTAATTATTGCAGGATTTGGTGAAATGGGAGCCGTGACAGCAACTGCGCTAACTAATGTAAACCCTTTTAAGGGAGCCGTTCGCTATGTGGAAGGGATGGATATCGAATCAGCGGATCGTGTCTGGTTATTGACACATTCAGCAGAGGACGAGCGTGTACTTAGTCTAGCACAATCCCTTGCAGAACGCTTCATTCCATTCGCTGCGTTGAGTGCCGACAAGCCAGGTGAAGGGAACACACTTGAAGATTTGTCTTATACGTATGTATCGACAGGTCTGACGCGCGGATTGTTACCTGGGGATAACGGGGAGCGGATTGTTCAACCACATGCTATTGCTGCTTTGTTTGTTTATGAAGCGGTAAAACTTGCGTATGATGAAATGGTTTCT comes from Sporosarcina sp. FSL K6-3457 and encodes:
- the rho gene encoding transcription termination factor Rho, yielding MTILTISTLENMTLKELYALAKQYKIAYYAKLTKKELIFSILKSRAEQEGFFFMEGVLEIIQSEGYGFLRPINYSPSSEDIYISASQIRRFDLRNGDKVSGKVRPPKESERYYGLLQVEAVNGEDPEVARERVHFPALTPLYPDRHIKLEADPMKLSTRIMDLISPVGFGQRGLIAAPPKAGKTLLLKEIANSITTNHPEAELIVLLIDERPEEVTDIERSVNADVVSSTFDELPENHVKVAELVLERAMRLVEHKRDVIILMDSITRLARAYNLVIPTSGRTLSGGIDPAAFHRPKRFFGAARNLEEGGSLTILATALIDTGSRMDEVIYEEFKGTGNMELHLDRHLAERRIFPALDIRRSGTRKEELLIPASQLEKLWAIRKTFSDAHDFSERFLKKLRLTKTNEEFFDKLNEEMKAQRNGKGLL
- the glpX gene encoding class II fructose-bisphosphatase → MERSLSMELVRVTEAAAVSASRWMGRGLKNEADDAATTAMRNVFDTIPMQGIVVIGEGEMDEAPMLYIGEELGTGQGPEVDVAVDPLEGTNIVAAGGWNALAVIAIADKGNLLHAPDMYMDKIAVGPEAVGKVSLDSTITENLLAVAKAKNKDIGDIVATVLNRERHTHIIEEIRAAGARIKLITDGDVAAAINTAFDETGVDIMFGIGGAPEGVIAAAGLKCLGGELQGRLMPADDEQRERCEKMGIDVSKILYMDDLVKGDDAIFAATGVTDGELLRGVQFKGGYSETHSLVMRSKSGTIRFVEGRHSMEKKPLLVMQD
- a CDS encoding UDP-N-acetylglucosamine 1-carboxyvinyltransferase produces the protein MDVYKITGGKRLQGTIKVSGAKNSAVALIPASILADSLVTIEGLPEISDVVTLQALLEDIGGKVEFANGTMTIDPTEMVSMPLPNGNVKKLRASYYLMGAMLGRFKNAVIGLPGGCHLGPRPIDQHIKGFEALGAKVTNEHGAIYLRAEELRGAKIYLDVVSVGATINIMLAAVLAKGRTTIENAAKEPEIIDVATLLSNMGAKIKGAGTNVIRIDGVDKLHGTKHTIIPDRIEAGTFMIMAAVAGDGITIDNVIPFHVEALTAKLREMGVNVVEGAEQIYIPKSRNLQAVDVKTLVYPGFPTDLQQPFSVLLTQSIGSSMITDTVYSARFKHIDELRRMNADGRVEGRLAILAGPTPLQAATVRASDLRAGAALVIAGLVADGVTEVQEIQHIERGYSSLIEKLRGLGAEIHKVTIPEEVVVSE
- the fsa gene encoding fructose-6-phosphate aldolase, producing the protein MKFFIDTANFEEIKEAHSWGIVSGVTTNPSLVAKEDVPFHDRLREICALVPGSVSAEVIALDAEGMIREGRELAAISPNITVKLPMTPEGLKACSVFSQEGIKTNVTLIFSANQALLAARAGATYVSPFLGRLDDIGQDGMALVSTIADIFTIHDIKTEIIAASIRGPQHITDAALSGAHIATTPFNVLKQLFNHPLTDKGIEAFLADWEARKNK
- a CDS encoding class II fructose-bisphosphate aldolase: MALESMKDMMIKGKKEGYAIGQFNLNNLEYTQAILQAAQEEQSPVILGVSEGAARYMGGFTTVVNMTKGLIHDYKITVPVAIHLDHGSSFEKCKEAIDAGFTSVMIDASSKSLAENIEITKSVVDYAHERGVSVEAELGVVGGQEDDIIAEGVIYADPAECKELVEKTGIDCLAPALGSVHGPYKGEPNLGFKEMEEISGQSDLPLVLHGGTGIPTKDIQRSISLGTAKINVNTENQIEGTKAVREALAADAEVYDPRKYLTPMRDAIKKSVIGKMREFGSSQKA
- a CDS encoding response regulator; translated protein: MKSLLIVDDQTGIRLLLDEVFRREGFVTRLAANGMEALQAVKDEVPGCILLDMKMPGIDGVEVLKRIKSSWPEIPVIMMTAYGEIEMTDDALEIGALKYFTKPFDIYEVRDAVNALFEN
- a CDS encoding DUF2529 family protein, producing the protein MKILTTQIGGLLQRIATNNEESVEETARLLAQATIGQGRVIIAGFGEMGAVTATALTNVNPFKGAVRYVEGMDIESADRVWLLTHSAEDERVLSLAQSLAERFIPFAALSADKPGEGNTLEDLSYTYVSTGLTRGLLPGDNGERIVQPHAIAALFVYEAVKLAYDEMVSDED